The genomic segment AAAGCATAAGCTTTAGAATTAGTAGGTCTAACTTCCTTGGTATCAATCCAAGAAAAAGCAAGAGCTTGTGCAGTATCTTTATTGGGTCTATTTATTGTTTGAATAATTCTTTCCGGTTGCCTTTTTGATGCAGGAATTACAAAGTCAAATAAATGGTCATAACCGCTTTTCCCAGTAAATTTAATCCTCGGAGTATATCTAATATCATTTATATTCATCCAAGAAGTAACATCTTCAAAAAACAAACTGGCAACCATAGGTGCAGCTAAATAAAATAAATCATTTATTGCTAACATAGCCTGTACCAAATTATGCTTTTTTAATGAAAAGTTTTCAGATGAAGCATGCAAAGTTAAAGATTTTTCTTGCATTTTAACGCCAAAACCGTTTAATGTTAATAGAAGAAGATCCTTGCGTTTTTTACTATCTAATTCACAGCCCGATTGCATAAGATCAGCAATGGTATAGCCATCATCTGTTAAAATATAACCATTATTATCCCGCTTAACATATATTTGTAAATAATCATTGTGTCTATCCAAATAAGGAGTCGTTATTTCGACCCAATCTTCTACTTGACGTAAAGCTGTTTTATCTTTCAACCAATTTAAGTAATTATCCAAAAGCTTTTGTATTTCGTCTATCATGAAAAT from the Elusimicrobiota bacterium genome contains:
- a CDS encoding DUF1829 domain-containing protein, translated to MIDEIQKLLDNYLNWLKDKTALRQVEDWVEITTPYLDRHNDYLQIYVKRDNNGYILTDDGYTIADLMQSGCELDSKKRKDLLLLTLNGFGVKMQEKSLTLHASSENFSLKKHNLVQAMLAINDLFYLAAPMVASLFFEDVTSWMNINDIRYTPRIKFTGKSGYDHLFDFVIPASKRQPERIIQTINRPNKDTAQALAFSWIDTKEVRPTNSKAYAFLNDSEQKTMPSVIEALFNYGVNPVIWSEREAIRQELVS